One Formosa agariphila KMM 3901 genomic window, GAATTCGCTTCAGCATTTTCTGAAACTTTAGGAATATTAATGCCACTCATAGATTTTCCATCATTCACTGTAAATCCAAAAATTTCACCTGTATTATTCTCTCCAGATTTCGTATAAATTAAGAGTTCAGGAAACGTATCATTATTTAAATCATCTACTTCAACATTTGTTATTTCTGCTTGTATTGATACAATTTGCGGATTCTCATCCTCTGTTAATCCTATTGGAGTAACTGTAACCTTACCACGCTGTTCTTCAATAAGAAATGAAAAGTCATTATAAGTAATAGATTTTGAATATCCCGTTTTATCGATTTGCTCAGCATCTAATTCACCATTTAATTTAGAATATGTACCTGCTAAATTAGCACCTCCTGAACAAATATAAGACAGACCATCTTTATCCGATTCTGGAGTTGTAGTAATCAATACTGTGTTATCCTTAAAAATAAATAATATGGTAATTCCGTTCTCGTAAATTGTTAATGTATTTTCGTCTGTTACGTTTCCAATAGTATCATAAGTACAAGTCGCTCTTTTTTTATCGCCTCGAGAACGTACAGAAATTTTAGCTTTAAACTTGTCAATAGGCTTGACAATAATAGCCACCCAATCGTTCCCTTCATCCTTAGAAGTGTAAGCATCATCTACGTAATTTCCATAATGCGTTATATTGAATTCTGATTGTACCGGAGGTTTTTGGTCGCTAATCTCTGTGGTTTTTAATTGTCCTTTAGCAAGAACATCATCGTCTTTTCCCCAAGTAAAAGCACTCCCTTTCGTCCAAAGTGTATAGCCGTCTTCACTCTTATATTTAACACCACTCGCACTTTCTACACGTTGTAAATAATAATCTGTATTGGCATTGGTATCGTGAACTGTAATTTTACCATCGTCGCTTCCTGGGTTGGCAATTACAATATATTCGTTTTGATTATTGTTTGAAACAAAAATTGTAGAAGCACTAGATGCTGCCAGTTCTTCAACTACAGTGTTACTCTTTTTAACCTCATTACAAGATGTTATACTTAATGAAACACATAGGAGACCAGCAATAAAATAGGGTTTGTGAAAACGAATCATATGTATGCTTTTATAAAAATTTCAGAACTCAATTTAGTTAAAAATTAAATATTGAAGTTGAAAAAAATCAGAAGAATTTAAAAATATGGTCCTCTGAATTCTAATTTCACTAACACTTAATAGCTAATTCTAATGGTATTCAAACATGTACAGATAAATTGATTTTCTAAAATCAAGGGGATAAACGCTCCTTTTTCCAGTCGTAATTATCTTGAAGTTTGTATCGAATACGATCGTGTAAACGGTTTGGTCTGCCTTGCCAAAATTCTAATTCTACTGGTCTAACTATAAATCCGCCCCAATACTCTGGTCTCGGAATTTCTTTACCAACAAAAGATTCTTCTAAGGCTTTTAAATTCAGATCTAAAACATCGCGACTATCTACAACTTCACTCTGTTGCGATACAATAGCACCTAATTGACTTCCTCTAGGGCGAGATTCGAAATAACCATCGCTCATGTTCGCAGGAATTTTTTCTGCTTTCCCTTTTATAATAATTTGGCGTTCAGCTTTTGGCCAGAAAAATGACAAACACACATTAGGATTAGCAAGAATAGCTTTTCCTTTTTCACTTTCGTAATTGGTGTAAAAAATAAAACCTTCGTAAGTATACCGTTTTAACAACACCACCCTACTCTTTGGAAAACCATCTAAGCCTATGGTTGAAACCGTCATAGCATTGGTTTCATCTTCAAGAAAGTGTTGGTCGACTTCTAAAAACCAACTTCTAAATAACTCTAACGGATTCTCTGGAGTATCTTCGGTAAGTAGCTCTCTTTTTTCGTAAACTTTTCTATAATTACTTAAATCTTGTTCTTCCATAGTTTAATATAATTGTAGATTATATTTTAAATACTTTACCTGCCCCAGCTAACGATACGGGTTCGTAAATTTCTTGAGCTTCGGTAATAAATTCATTTAAATCGTCGTAGCGCGTAGAAAAATGCCCTAAAATAAGTTGTTTAGCTTGTGCTTGTTTGGCTATACTTGCTGCTTGCTTAGCCGTACAATGCTTAGTAGGAAATGCATTTTTTTCGTGTTTTTCTAAAAAAGTAGATTCGTGATATAACATATCTACATCTTTAATAATAGGCACTATAGTTTCGTTATAAACCGTATCGCTACAAAATGCGTAACTTTTTGGTTTTACAGGAGCAGTAGTTACAGTTTCGTTTTTTATTAAATCTCCTTTTTCATTGATAACATCTCCACCTTGTTTTAATTTTCGGTAATAGGCAACATCAATGTCGTCGTTTAAAATTGCATTCATGTCTAACTTACGTTCTCCTGCTTTTTCTTTAAACAAAAACCCATTTGTGTAGACGCGGTGTTTAAGCGGAATTGTATGTACTTCTACCGTTTCATCTTCATAAATTAATTCTGACTCTTTAGAGCTTAATTCATGAAAAATTAAGTTGAAGTTTGTCCAAGAGCCTCCTAATTTCATTTGAAGCCTAATGACTTCTTCGAGTCCTTTTGGACCGTAAACATTTAAATCGGTTTCTCGAGTTAACAATCTAAATGTTGATATTAACCCAATTAATCCGAAATAATGATCACCATGAAGATGCGATATGAAGATATGTTTAATGCGGTTAAATTTAACCTTATATTTTCTAAGTTGTACTTGTGTGCCTTCTCCACAATCAATTAAAAATACATGATTCTTAATTTCTAAAACCTGAGATGTTTGGTGTGCTGAAATTCGTGGTGTTGCACTATGACAACCTAGAATAGTTAATTCCATAAATTAAAACCCTAAATCACGTTCCATTTCTTCCATCTCGATAATGTCGTAAGCTTCCTTTAGCGTAGGAACTACAACAATTTCTTCTGGAGTTTCACTTACATTTATTTTATCTGTAACAATAACAAACGAATGTTTTGCTTTTCTGTGCGTATTTGATATTTGAAGAAATTCAATAATATTTTCTAAAGTCATTTTATTTAAAGACGATAGATTTACAATAACATTATCGTTTTTAAATTTCGGATACGACGCTTCAATTTTTTTAACAAGCTCTATCGATGTCGCATTTTCTTGAGTAATAATTGTGGTGTTACCTTCTGTATTTAAAATCATAATTATTGTTTTATTTTTGAAGCTAATAAATATATTACAGCCATCCTAATTGCTACTCCATTTTGTACCTGATCTAAAATGATGGCTTGTTTAGAATCGGCGACATCGCTCGTAATTTCTACACCTCGATTTATAGGTCCAGGATGCATAATGGTAATCTCTTTATCTAGACTATCTAGCATGGCTTTATTGACTCCAAATTGCTGCGTATATTCTCTAGTTGATGGAAAATAACTAATATCCATACGTTCGTTTTGTACACGAAGCATATTAGCTACATCGCACCATTCTAATGCTTTACGTAAATTTGTTTCAACCTTTACTCCAAGTTTATCTATATACTTAGGAATTAATGTTTTTGGTCCGCAAACCATAACTTTAGCACCTTGAAGTTGTAATGCATATATATTTGAAAGTGCTACTCTACTATGAAGTATATCGCCTACAATAACCACATTTTTACCTTTCACTTCACCTAAACGTTCGCGAATAGAATACGAATCTAATAACGCTTGTGTTGGATGTTCGTGCGCACCATCGCCCGCATTAACAATACTTGCGTTAACGTGTTTAGATAGAAATACACCGGCTCCAGGATTTGGATGACGCATAACAACCATATCTACTTTCATAGATAAAATGTTGTTTACCGTATCGATTAAAGTTTCACCTTTTTTAACTGAAGATTGTCCTGCTGAAAAATTAATAACATCTGCAGATAATCGTTTTTCGGCTAATTCGAAAGATAATTTCGTTCGTGTAGAATTTTCGAAAAATAGATTGGCAATGGTAATATCTCGAAGTGAAGGCACTTTTTTAATGGGCCTATTGATAACTTCTTTAAAATGATCGGCAGTTTCAAAAATTAACTGAATATCTTCTTTATTAAGATATTTAATACCTAGTAAGTGATTTACACTTAATTCGCTCATCTTAGTCTAATTATTTATTAAGTACACAGCATCCTCCTCACCTTGTTCCTGCCATTGTACTATTACTTTTTCCTTGTTAATTGCATCTACTTGTCGGCCACGATAATTGGGCTGTATAGGTAAATGTCTGCTAAAACGTCTATCTATCAACGTTAGTAATTCTATTTCTTCCGGTCTTCCAAAAGATTGAATTGCAGTAAGCGCAGCACGAATACTACGTCCTGTATATAAAACGTCGTCTATAAAAACGACATTTTTATTTTCTACTACAAAATTAATTTCAGTGGTATTGGCTTCCAGAGGTTTGTCGCTTCTTCTAAAATCATCACGATAAAACGTAATATCTAAAAGTCCCAATTTAAGGTCTTTAATTTTATACTCTTCTTTTAGAATTTTGGCTATCCGTTGTGCTAAATATTTCCCTCTGGGCTGTAATCCAACCAAAACGGTATTTGAAAAATCGTTATGTTTTTCAATAAGTTGACAAGCCAATCGATGAAGAATGATATTTACCTCTGTTGCATTAAGTAATACTTTTTGACTCATATTGTTTCCAAACGTATGTGGTAAACAAAGGTAATGTAAAATTTTAATAATTAAGATTGCCTTTAATACAAAACATAAAAAAAGCCTTCCAAAAATTGGAAGGCTTTTAAATTATAAACAGTTAGAAAAAATTATTTTCCTTCCATTTTGTCTTTAAGAGCTTGTAAAGCATCGTTAGCATCACCTAAAGTTGGTTTAGCTTCAGAAGCTTGAGCTGTTTGTTTTTTAACAGCAGCTTTTACATTTGCAATCTCTTCTTCTTTAAAAATAGCAGTATGCGAAGCAACTACTCTTTTAAATTCTTTGTTAAATTCAATGATTTTGAATTCAGCAGAATCTCCTTTACCAAGTTTCTTACCATCTTCCTGCTCTAAGTGACGAGAAGGAACAAAAGCAACGATATCTTCGTTAAAGTCGATTGTAGCACCTTTATCTACAACTTCTGCAATAGCAGCAGTGTGAACAGTTCCTACAGCGAATTCAGTTTCATACTTATCCCAAGGATTAGGAGTAGTTTGTTTGTGACCTAAAGATAATTTACGTCCTTCAACATCTAACTCAAGTACAACAACTTCTAATTTGTCTCCAACAGCACAGAACTCAGATGGGTGTTTGATTTTCTTAGTCCAAGATAAATCAGAGATGTAAATTAATCCATCGATACCTTCTTCTAATTCAACAAATACACCAAAGTTTGTGAAGTTACGTACAATACCTGTATGCGTAGAGCTTAACGGGTATTTAGTAGTAATATCTGTCCATGGATCTGGAGTTAATTGCTTAATTCCAAGAGACATTTTACGCTCTTCTCTATCTAAAGTTAAGATAACTGCTTCAACTTCGTCTCCAACAGATACGAAATCTTGAGCTGAACGTAAGTGCGTAGACCAAGACATTTCAGAAACGTGAACTAAACCTTCAACACCTTCTGCAACTTCGATAAATGCACCGTAATCTGCGATTACAACAACTTTACCTTTAACTTTGTCTCCAACTTTAACTTCTTCACCTAAAGCATCCCATGGGTGCTTAGATAATTGCTTAAGACCTAATTGGATTCTTGATTTATCTTCATCGAAGTCAAGAATAACAACGTTTAATTTTTGATCTAACTCAACGATTTCGTTAGGGTGATTAATTCTAGACCAAGAAAGATCTGTAATGTGAATTAATCCGTCTACGCCACCAAGGTCGATGAATACACCGTAAGAAGTAATGTTTTTAACAACACCTTCTAATACTTGACCTTTTTCTAATTGACCAATAATTTCTTTTTTCTGTTCTTCAATATCAGCTTCAATAAGCGCTTTATGAGACACAACAACGTTTTTAAATTCGTGGTTGATTTTCACAACTTTGAATTCCATTGTTTTGTTTACATACTGATCGTAATCTCTAATTGGCTTAACATCGATTTGAGAACCTGGTAAGAATGCTTCAATACCAAATACGTCAACGATCATACCACCCTTAGTTCTACACTTAACAAAACCGTTAACGATTTCACCAGTATCATGAGCATTATTTACGCGATCCCATGCTTTAATTACACGAGCTTTTCTGTGAGATAATACTAATTGACCAGTTGCGTCTTCACGAACATCAATTAATACTTCTACTTTGTCACCAACTGCTAAGTTAGGGTTGTAACGAAATTCGTTTAACGAAATTACACCTTCAGATTTAGCGTTAATGTCAATAATAGCATCACGGTCAGAAATATGTACTACAGTTCCTTCTACTACTTCGTCGTTTAATGTGTCAACGAAATTTTCTGCTACTAATTTTTCAAATTCTTTTAATTGAGAATCTTCAACTTCATCAATACCTTCTTGGTAGTTGTGCCAGTTAAAGTCTGCTAAGAATTTTTCAGGGTTTGCTTGAGCTTCAGATACTTTTGGAGCTTCTACAGATTGTGCTTCAGTTGCTTCAACTTCAGCTTGTTTTGCTTTTTCAGCCATTTAAAAATAAATTAATAATGTACTTGTTTTTTGCTTTCGCGTAAACTCGCTACATTACATCTTGTATCCTATATGTTCTTGGAAGATTTAAACGACAAACACATAGAAGTGTTATATATAATTTTTTCAGTTCCTCTTATCTTTCCAACTGTCGCTAAAAGGAGTGCAAAATTAATTATTATTTTTAAAATAGCCTAATAAATATTATTTAAATTAAAATACTGAATATTAAGGTTTTATTCTTATTCTCGAAATGTTTTAAAATTGACAACTATTTTAAAGAAAATTAATATCTTGTAATCATAAAAAATCAATTTAATTATGGCAGTAAAAGCAAAATATCAAGACGTACTTGATTTAGGAGAATCACTTAATATTCAAGACGGAAATGTAACTGAAGAAAATGGCGTATTAAAAGTTAAAGGTACAGCGCAAACTCAGTACGAAAAAAATATAATGTGGGATAAAATTAAAGCTATTGGAGGTGAAAACCCAACCGATATCTTAGCGAACATAACTGTGGCAGACACTAGCGTTTTTCATAGACATACTGTAAAGAGCGGAGATACTTTAGGAAAAATAGCTAAACAATATTATGGTGAAGCTTCTAAATACAAAGAGATTTTTGAAGCAAATACTGATATTCTTAAGAATCCAGATGTCATTCACCCAGATCAAGTATTAGTTATTCCTAACTTATAATTGATATATCTTTTTTTAAATTTAAAGGAGCAACTTAACAAGTAGCTCCTTTTTTTATGCGTTTAAAACTGAATTTACAAGTTTTAGTATATTCTGAAATTGCTCTTCGATAGTAACATTAGAGTTATCGACTTCAATTGCATCTTCTGCTTTTAATAAAGGAGAGTCTTTTCGTGTGCTATCTAAATGGTCTCGTTTTTGCACATTTTCAAGTATTGCTTCTAAAGTTATATCTTCGCCATTATTTTTAATTTCGTTATAACGTCTTAAGGCACGTGTTTCTGCGGAAGCAGTCATAAATATTTTAAGTTCGGCATCCGGAAACACTACCGTGCCAATATCACGGCCATCCATAACTACAGCTTTATGTTTTCCTATTGCTTTTTGTATTTTAACCAATTGTGCTCTCACTTCTGGAACTGCAGCAACAATACTCACTAAATTAGAAACTTCTAATGTACGGATGTTCTTTTCAATATTTTCATCGTTTAAATACACTTCAGCAAACCCCAAGTCGCTATTAAATTTAAAGGATACATGTGCATTTGGTAAAGCAGATATTAAAGCTTCTCTATCAAAATATTCTGTAGTAATCAGTCCTTTTTTCATGGCGAAAAAAGTGATAGCACGATACATAGCACCAGAATCTACATACACGTAACCTAACGCTTTGGCTAATAATTTAGCAATTGTGCTTTTTCCTGTCGATGAAAATCCGTCGATAGCAATGGTAATATC contains:
- the pdxH gene encoding pyridoxamine 5'-phosphate oxidase; amino-acid sequence: MEEQDLSNYRKVYEKRELLTEDTPENPLELFRSWFLEVDQHFLEDETNAMTVSTIGLDGFPKSRVVLLKRYTYEGFIFYTNYESEKGKAILANPNVCLSFFWPKAERQIIIKGKAEKIPANMSDGYFESRPRGSQLGAIVSQQSEVVDSRDVLDLNLKALEESFVGKEIPRPEYWGGFIVRPVELEFWQGRPNRLHDRIRYKLQDNYDWKKERLSP
- a CDS encoding aspartate carbamoyltransferase catalytic subunit, with the translated sequence MSELSVNHLLGIKYLNKEDIQLIFETADHFKEVINRPIKKVPSLRDITIANLFFENSTRTKLSFELAEKRLSADVINFSAGQSSVKKGETLIDTVNNILSMKVDMVVMRHPNPGAGVFLSKHVNASIVNAGDGAHEHPTQALLDSYSIRERLGEVKGKNVVIVGDILHSRVALSNIYALQLQGAKVMVCGPKTLIPKYIDKLGVKVETNLRKALEWCDVANMLRVQNERMDISYFPSTREYTQQFGVNKAMLDSLDKEITIMHPGPINRGVEITSDVADSKQAIILDQVQNGVAIRMAVIYLLASKIKQ
- the pyrR gene encoding bifunctional pyr operon transcriptional regulator/uracil phosphoribosyltransferase PyrR; translated protein: MSQKVLLNATEVNIILHRLACQLIEKHNDFSNTVLVGLQPRGKYLAQRIAKILKEEYKIKDLKLGLLDITFYRDDFRRSDKPLEANTTEINFVVENKNVVFIDDVLYTGRSIRAALTAIQSFGRPEEIELLTLIDRRFSRHLPIQPNYRGRQVDAINKEKVIVQWQEQGEEDAVYLINN
- a CDS encoding MliC family protein, with the translated sequence MIRFHKPYFIAGLLCVSLSITSCNEVKKSNTVVEELAASSASTIFVSNNNQNEYIVIANPGSDDGKITVHDTNANTDYYLQRVESASGVKYKSEDGYTLWTKGSAFTWGKDDDVLAKGQLKTTEISDQKPPVQSEFNITHYGNYVDDAYTSKDEGNDWVAIIVKPIDKFKAKISVRSRGDKKRATCTYDTIGNVTDENTLTIYENGITILFIFKDNTVLITTTPESDKDGLSYICSGGANLAGTYSKLNGELDAEQIDKTGYSKSITYNDFSFLIEEQRGKVTVTPIGLTEDENPQIVSIQAEITNVEVDDLNNDTFPELLIYTKSGENNTGEIFGFTVNDGKSMSGINIPKVSENAEANSGYAGHDEFAMVEGTLIQRFPLYENNEPTGKTRQIQYVLEDGEAMKQLVADKIMDY
- the cmk gene encoding (d)CMP kinase; translated protein: MKDITIAIDGFSSTGKSTIAKLLAKALGYVYVDSGAMYRAITFFAMKKGLITTEYFDREALISALPNAHVSFKFNSDLGFAEVYLNDENIEKNIRTLEVSNLVSIVAAVPEVRAQLVKIQKAIGKHKAVVMDGRDIGTVVFPDAELKIFMTASAETRALRRYNEIKNNGEDITLEAILENVQKRDHLDSTRKDSPLLKAEDAIEVDNSNVTIEEQFQNILKLVNSVLNA
- a CDS encoding LysM peptidoglycan-binding domain-containing protein, which produces MAVKAKYQDVLDLGESLNIQDGNVTEENGVLKVKGTAQTQYEKNIMWDKIKAIGGENPTDILANITVADTSVFHRHTVKSGDTLGKIAKQYYGEASKYKEIFEANTDILKNPDVIHPDQVLVIPNL
- the rpsA gene encoding 30S ribosomal protein S1: MAEKAKQAEVEATEAQSVEAPKVSEAQANPEKFLADFNWHNYQEGIDEVEDSQLKEFEKLVAENFVDTLNDEVVEGTVVHISDRDAIIDINAKSEGVISLNEFRYNPNLAVGDKVEVLIDVREDATGQLVLSHRKARVIKAWDRVNNAHDTGEIVNGFVKCRTKGGMIVDVFGIEAFLPGSQIDVKPIRDYDQYVNKTMEFKVVKINHEFKNVVVSHKALIEADIEEQKKEIIGQLEKGQVLEGVVKNITSYGVFIDLGGVDGLIHITDLSWSRINHPNEIVELDQKLNVVILDFDEDKSRIQLGLKQLSKHPWDALGEEVKVGDKVKGKVVVIADYGAFIEVAEGVEGLVHVSEMSWSTHLRSAQDFVSVGDEVEAVILTLDREERKMSLGIKQLTPDPWTDITTKYPLSSTHTGIVRNFTNFGVFVELEEGIDGLIYISDLSWTKKIKHPSEFCAVGDKLEVVVLELDVEGRKLSLGHKQTTPNPWDKYETEFAVGTVHTAAIAEVVDKGATIDFNEDIVAFVPSRHLEQEDGKKLGKGDSAEFKIIEFNKEFKRVVASHTAIFKEEEIANVKAAVKKQTAQASEAKPTLGDANDALQALKDKMEGK
- a CDS encoding ribonuclease Z, with the translated sequence MELTILGCHSATPRISAHQTSQVLEIKNHVFLIDCGEGTQVQLRKYKVKFNRIKHIFISHLHGDHYFGLIGLISTFRLLTRETDLNVYGPKGLEEVIRLQMKLGGSWTNFNLIFHELSSKESELIYEDETVEVHTIPLKHRVYTNGFLFKEKAGERKLDMNAILNDDIDVAYYRKLKQGGDVINEKGDLIKNETVTTAPVKPKSYAFCSDTVYNETIVPIIKDVDMLYHESTFLEKHEKNAFPTKHCTAKQAASIAKQAQAKQLILGHFSTRYDDLNEFITEAQEIYEPVSLAGAGKVFKI